The Candidatus Palauibacter australiensis genome window below encodes:
- a CDS encoding aminotransferase class I/II-fold pyridoxal phosphate-dependent enzyme: MTVLARRLADLGTENAFKVNDDIQVCLDRGMDVIRFNIGAPDFRSAPHLNRVAVAELEAGNSGYCDAAGLPSFREAIARHVSATRGISVGADRVVVTPGAKPPIGYTFQTYVDRGDEVVYPSPGFPIYESWATFVGARPVPLHLSEEKGFAFTADDLGALLTERTRLIILCSPSNPTGGVLSAEDLAGIAAVIRERCHPDVRIYSDEIYEHILFDGLGHQSIASQAGMAERTVIASGHSKGFAMTGWRLGWAVLPTPEEADVFKNLNINIMSCVPPFLQEGGRAAYEDPATAGVVAHMVGEFERRRDFIVPALNAIEGLSCQVPKGAFYVFPNVSGVCERLGVFEAYDAMPPASRGRTTPSGMLQMYLLYRYGVATMDRASFCRIGSEGQHFLRLSIANSMEDIERGVARIERAADDPDGFREFLETERLWD; encoded by the coding sequence TGGGGACCGAGAACGCCTTCAAGGTCAACGACGACATCCAGGTTTGTCTCGACCGGGGGATGGATGTCATCCGCTTCAACATCGGCGCCCCCGACTTTCGCAGTGCGCCCCACCTCAATCGGGTCGCCGTAGCCGAACTCGAGGCCGGGAACTCGGGGTACTGCGATGCGGCGGGACTCCCGTCCTTCCGGGAGGCGATCGCGCGCCACGTTTCCGCCACGCGCGGGATTTCCGTGGGGGCGGATCGGGTCGTCGTCACGCCGGGGGCCAAACCGCCGATCGGCTACACCTTCCAGACGTATGTGGACCGGGGCGACGAGGTCGTCTACCCGAGTCCGGGATTCCCCATTTACGAGTCCTGGGCCACGTTCGTGGGCGCGCGCCCCGTGCCTCTGCACCTCTCGGAGGAGAAGGGCTTCGCGTTCACGGCGGACGACCTCGGGGCGCTCCTCACCGAGCGCACCCGGCTCATCATCCTCTGCTCGCCGTCGAATCCGACCGGAGGCGTGCTGTCGGCGGAAGATCTTGCGGGCATCGCGGCGGTGATCCGCGAACGCTGTCACCCCGACGTCCGGATCTACTCCGACGAAATCTACGAGCACATCCTCTTTGACGGCCTGGGGCACCAGAGCATCGCGTCGCAGGCGGGCATGGCGGAGAGGACGGTCATCGCGAGCGGCCATTCGAAGGGGTTCGCCATGACGGGGTGGCGGCTGGGCTGGGCCGTTCTGCCGACGCCGGAGGAGGCCGACGTCTTCAAGAATCTGAACATCAACATCATGTCGTGCGTGCCGCCGTTCCTGCAGGAAGGGGGCCGGGCGGCGTACGAGGACCCGGCCACGGCCGGCGTCGTGGCGCACATGGTGGGGGAGTTCGAGCGGCGGCGGGACTTCATCGTGCCCGCGCTCAACGCGATCGAGGGCCTGAGTTGCCAAGTGCCGAAGGGAGCGTTCTACGTCTTCCCGAACGTCTCCGGCGTGTGCGAGCGGCTGGGCGTGTTCGAGGCGTACGACGCCATGCCTCCGGCATCCCGCGGGCGGACGACGCCGTCCGGGATGCTGCAGATGTACCTGCTCTACCGGTACGGCGTGGCCACGATGGACCGGGCCTCCTTCTGCCGCATCGGCTCCGAGGGCCAGCACTTCCTCCGCCTCTCGATCGCCAACAGCATGGAGGACATCGAGCGCGGCGTGGCCCGCATCGAGCGCGC